From a single Rutidosis leptorrhynchoides isolate AG116_Rl617_1_P2 chromosome 5, CSIRO_AGI_Rlap_v1, whole genome shotgun sequence genomic region:
- the LOC139848496 gene encoding zinc finger BED domain-containing protein RICESLEEPER 2-like, with the protein MEGIGEINSTSPVRASSSRSTHGYINVDGSDEPNSLNGGEHASIGEENEESRNEEDEVAVNNKRRKTSSVWDEFVVVTLKNGLEKVECIHCKKQLGKSKSGTTSTYRRHLENCLKRQKYQRTQQMLNFQAVTDLEFDKPSPLIAPNAKYDPNKMREAIATWIMGTEQPFNVVEDDLFVFMIKTANPLFEKVSRVTTKADCIKVYEHERKRLKALTKTTSTISLTTDCWKSSHQRIEYMVITGHFIDYKWRLHKRVLNFVHVPPPRTGRDIADGIYKCLKDWGIEDKVFSISVDNASYNDRVVETLRKNFSLSRKLPCKGRLLHVRCCAHILNICVKDGLSKIDHVIEEVREAVKYINYSEARTQTFANVAHQLKVHDRKLLIDVPTRWNSTYDMLSLALKFKDVFPSYAEYELKFQNLPTEQDWENVAKVCEILKVFKEVIILLPICTLLRFIKSNKYWMMVQGPKISLFVTW; encoded by the exons ATGGAAGGCATTGGTGAAATTAACTCGACTAGTCCGGTTCGAGCTTCTTCATCAAGGTCTACACATGGGTACATAAACGTTGATGGCAGTGATGAACCAAATAGTTTAAATGGGGGTGAACATGCAAGTATTGGAGAGGAAAATGAAGAAAGCCGTAATGAGGAAGATGAAGTGGCGGTGAATAATAAGCGTCGAAAGACTTCGAGTGTTTGGGACGAATTTGTTGTTGTCACTCTTAAAAATGGTTTGGAAAAAGTTGAGTGCATTCACTGTAAGAAACAGTTGGGTAAGTCAAAAAGTGGCACTACATCAACATATAGGCGTCACTTAGAGAATTGTTTGAAACGCCAAAAATATCAAAGAACTCAACAAATGTTAAATTTTCAAGCTGTTACGGATTTGGAATTTGACAAGCCTTCTCCGTTGATTGCACCAAATGCAAAGTATGATCCTAACAAGATGAGAGAAGCAATTGCAACCTGGATAATGGGAACTGAGCAACCTTTTAATGTTGTGGAAGATGACTTGTTTGTTTTCATGATAAAGACTGCTAATCCATTATTTGAGAAAGTAAGCAGGGTAACAACAAAAGCAGATTGTATCAAGGTTTATGAGCATGAGAGAAAAAGGTTGAAAGCCCTTACAAAAACCACCTCAACGATTAGTTTGACAACTGATTGTTGGAAGTCATCTCATCAAAGGATCGAGTACATGGTCATAACTGGACACTTTATTGATTATAAATGGAG ATTACATAAGCGTGTGTTAAATTTTGTTCATGTTCCTCCGCCTCGTACCGGGCGCGATATTGCAGATGGCATTTACAAATGTTTGAAGGATTGGGGAATTGAGGATAAGGTATTCTCCATCTCTGTTGATAATGCGTCATATAATGACAGGGTGGTTGAGACTTTGAGAAAAAATTTCTCCTTATCGAGAAAGCTTCCTTGTAAAGGTAGGTTGCTTCATGTTAGATGTTGTGCACATATCTTAAATATTTGTGTTAAAGATGGACTTTCAAAGATTGATCATGTTATCGAAGAAGTTCGAGAAGCAGTAAAGTATATTAATTACTCTGAGGCGAGAACCCAAACATTTGCGAATGTTGCACATCAACTAAAAGTACATGATAGAAAGTTATTGATTGATGTTCCAACAAGGTGGAACTCCACATATGATATGTTGTCTCTGGCTCTTAAGTTCAAAGATGTTTTCCCAAG CTATGCAGAGTATGAACTCAAATTCCAAAACTTACCAACAGAACAAGATTGGGAAAATGTGGCAAAAGTTTGTGAAATTTTGAAAGTTTTCAAG GAAGTCATTATCCTACTGCCAATTTGTACCTTATTGAGGTTTATAAAGTCAAACAAGTATTGGATGATGGTGCAAGGTCCGAAGATCAGTTTATTCGTGACATGGTGA
- the LOC139848495 gene encoding zinc finger BED domain-containing protein RICESLEEPER 1-like, giving the protein MKAKFDTYWGECHLLMAIASVLDPKFKKWLIGMSYHILYEPDQAVKNIKEVEDALEDMYNEYREMHDASVKEVATIGIGSSKGCNYERYSEDASNGTGWQEYEKFIKGVDLRKPQVSELQMYYDEGLHILQGGMDSFNVLEWWNIHKMKFHVLSKMAKDVLAIPISTVASEATFSAGGRVIEPFRSSLAPETVEMLLCGGDWVRQTFGLKKKVKEELPHRDFIA; this is encoded by the exons ATGAAGGCAAAGTTTGACACGTATTGGGGGGAGTGCCATTTACTTATGGCTATTGCGTCTGTTCTCGATCCAAAATTCAAAAAATGGTTAATTGGAATGTCATATCATATTTTATATGAACCAGATCAAGCTGTCAAGAACATTAAAGAAGTGGAGGATGCACTTGAGGATATGTATAATGAGTATAGGGAGATGCATGATGCATCAGTGAAAGAAGTTGCTACAATTGGCATTGGATCTTCTAAAGGATGCAACTATGAAAGGTATAGTGAAGACGCTTCAAATGGAACGGGATGGCAAGAATATGAGAAATTTATTAAAGGAGTAGATTTACGGAAGCCACAAGTGTCTGAACTTCAAATGTACTATGATGAAGGATTACACATACTACAAGGAGGAATGGACTCGTTTAACGTTTTGGAGTGGTGGAACATTCATAAGATGAAGTTTCATGTTTTATCGAAAATGGCAAAGGATGTACTTGCTATTCCAATATCTACAGTTGCATCTGAGGCAACTTTCAGCGCCGGAGGTAGAGTTATCGAACCATTCCGATCATCGTTAGCACCTGAAACGGTAGAAATGTTGCTTTGTGGAGGTGATTGGGTTAGACAAACTTTTGGGTTAAAGAAGAAAGTCAAG GAGGAACTACCCCATAGAGATTTTATTGCCTGA